From Gemmatimonadaceae bacterium, the proteins below share one genomic window:
- a CDS encoding SGNH/GDSL hydrolase family protein → MQRKALFAAIALLIAMTMAAMAAEVLVRVVARPGTELAERLRPYDPFAILVEPHGFHGYRPRPGVVVRYRNGTAAHINARGFRGVTPAAGEDSTRLRVAMLGGSTTFGWGVDDSATIGAYLTGLLDSLMPGRAIEVVNAAFDGYDSHQLLERLLGDVLPLRPQVVVINSGINDVRSARYSGLEYADPRTLFYEAPMRRMREEQARGRPYLWSRVKHASKAVQLAALTRTLVMSTARARPLPATRFDIYPDAADYFESNVRRMIDSATARGAVVLLSTPPSSLRENHAPDETSTIAYWLNDAAETQVYRDTLAARLRGIAESYVGRGARVEYLRPSVPPAEFLDDAHLTGPGNRLVAEQFAPVIARLLAPRAP, encoded by the coding sequence ATGCAACGCAAAGCGCTGTTCGCGGCCATTGCCCTTCTGATAGCGATGACGATGGCGGCGATGGCCGCCGAAGTCCTCGTCCGGGTGGTGGCGCGGCCAGGAACGGAGTTGGCGGAGCGACTGCGGCCGTACGACCCGTTTGCCATCCTTGTCGAGCCCCACGGCTTTCACGGATATCGTCCGCGTCCCGGCGTCGTCGTGCGGTACCGCAACGGGACGGCGGCGCACATCAATGCGCGTGGATTCCGCGGCGTCACGCCGGCGGCGGGCGAGGACTCGACGCGACTCCGCGTTGCCATGCTCGGTGGCTCCACGACCTTTGGCTGGGGCGTGGACGACTCCGCGACCATCGGCGCGTACCTGACGGGGCTTCTCGATTCGCTCATGCCCGGCCGCGCGATCGAGGTGGTCAACGCCGCCTTCGACGGATACGACTCGCACCAGTTGCTCGAGCGCCTGCTAGGCGATGTGCTGCCGCTTCGACCGCAGGTGGTCGTGATCAACAGCGGAATCAACGACGTGAGGAGCGCGCGGTATTCGGGGCTGGAGTACGCCGATCCGCGCACGCTGTTCTACGAGGCGCCGATGCGTCGCATGCGGGAGGAGCAGGCCCGCGGCAGGCCATATCTGTGGTCGCGCGTCAAGCACGCCTCCAAGGCCGTGCAGCTCGCGGCACTGACGCGTACCCTGGTGATGAGCACGGCGCGCGCGCGTCCGCTGCCTGCGACGCGGTTCGACATCTATCCTGACGCTGCCGACTACTTCGAGTCCAACGTCCGTCGCATGATCGACTCGGCCACGGCCCGCGGCGCGGTGGTCCTACTCTCGACCCCGCCCTCGTCGCTGCGTGAGAACCACGCGCCGGACGAGACGTCAACGATCGCCTATTGGCTGAACGATGCGGCGGAGACCCAGGTGTACCGCGATACGTTGGCGGCGCGGCTCCGTGGGATTGCCGAGTCGTATGTGGGCCGCGGTGCGCGCGTGGAATACCTGCGCCCGAGCGTTCCGCCGGCAGAGTTCCTCGACGACGCGCACCTGACGGGCCCCGGCAATCGCCTCGTGGCCGAGCAGTTTGCGCCCGTTATCGCGCGGCTCTTGGCGCCGCGCGCACCCTGA
- a CDS encoding class I SAM-dependent methyltransferase → MQDQVAEKKFYEELFEKDMRNVHITHGYEELYDIVFPPKASGELLDLGCGTGAHSIRLAERGFTVTSVDLTWRGVVAARERFREKGLNVDVVVADAEHLPFKDGAFDVAWTSLLLHHFPVLDKLPAELKRIVRRSVVAFEVNAGNFLSWFAFNIINPIFGISSTTKNQRALWPKKVHAVFEAIGFRVGKFEYVHRAWEDKDSSAKIVRRLAHFVIGLLPMPYRANKFIVTYEKPA, encoded by the coding sequence ATGCAAGATCAAGTCGCCGAGAAGAAGTTCTACGAGGAGCTGTTCGAGAAGGACATGCGCAATGTCCACATCACGCACGGCTACGAGGAACTCTACGACATCGTCTTCCCGCCCAAGGCCAGTGGCGAACTGCTTGACCTCGGCTGCGGCACCGGCGCGCACAGCATTCGCCTTGCCGAGCGCGGATTCACCGTGACGTCCGTCGACCTCACCTGGCGCGGCGTGGTTGCGGCGCGGGAGCGATTCCGCGAAAAGGGCCTGAACGTAGACGTCGTCGTGGCGGACGCCGAACATCTGCCGTTCAAGGACGGCGCCTTCGACGTCGCCTGGACGTCGCTGCTGCTGCACCACTTCCCGGTGCTGGACAAGCTCCCGGCGGAACTCAAGCGCATCGTGCGACGCTCGGTGGTGGCCTTCGAGGTGAACGCCGGCAACTTCCTCAGCTGGTTCGCGTTCAACATCATCAACCCGATCTTCGGCATCAGCTCGACGACGAAGAATCAGCGCGCCCTATGGCCGAAGAAGGTGCACGCGGTGTTCGAGGCGATCGGGTTCCGCGTTGGCAAGTTCGAGTACGTGCATCGCGCGTGGGAGGACAAGGATTCCTCGGCCAAGATCGTGCGGCGCCTCGCGCACTTCGTGATCGGCCTGCTGCCGATGCCGTACCGGGCCAACAAGTTCATCGTGACCTACGAGAAGCCCGCCTGA
- the asnB gene encoding asparagine synthase (glutamine-hydrolyzing), translated as MHAPSAPPVAAAALRRMCDAIRHRGPDDEGMLVEGPVGIGMRRLSIIDLAGGHQPVFNEDRSVAIVYNGEVYNYRGLRDGLISRGHVMRTHSDTETIVHLYEELGDACVEKLRGMFAFAIWDAKRDRLLLARDRFGIKPLYVVQAEWGLAFSSELKALHAVGMTGGSLDWEALQAHFRVGYLPAPRSPFQAVRKLEPGHVLTWERSKRPETRRYWDVPTQRAQAHPHAVEEVRQRLDESVKAHLESDVPVAAFLSGGLDSSAVVTSMALAGERAHAYTVRYQGTGAARADESPLAALLAERYGLKLSIVDVEPDVRTILPQIVRALDEPHADESAVPTWLLCERVAAEYKVALVGTGGDELFGGYRRHFALAAAAMWQRVPRGIRSAAASLGARMGEPSDGGLGIARVKRFLRASGDSLAERYLSLQDKLGTAPIFSDAVREATDVNYAAETFRRHGVAAPRDGLVRPALYLDYKTYLPDDLLHLADRLSMAHSLELRVPFVDHELVEALFSLPDSTRVGLMRPKRLLRRALAPRLPKAHFTAPKRGFVGPTAAWLRNELAEVLADELSASRIGRLGFFNPEVVDRLRREHAEGRQNHEGVLWALLCFSLWHQSFVESAAVEAYRPGHLLPSGP; from the coding sequence GTGCACGCGCCCTCGGCCCCTCCGGTCGCGGCGGCGGCCTTGCGCCGGATGTGCGATGCCATCCGTCACCGCGGGCCGGATGATGAGGGCATGCTCGTCGAGGGGCCGGTCGGCATCGGCATGCGCCGCCTCAGCATCATCGACCTCGCTGGCGGGCACCAGCCGGTGTTCAATGAGGATCGCAGCGTCGCCATCGTCTACAACGGCGAAGTCTACAACTACCGCGGACTGCGGGACGGCCTGATCTCCCGCGGCCACGTGATGCGGACGCACAGCGACACCGAGACGATCGTCCACCTGTACGAGGAACTCGGCGACGCCTGCGTCGAGAAGCTTCGCGGCATGTTCGCCTTCGCGATCTGGGATGCCAAGCGCGATCGACTCCTGCTCGCCCGCGATCGATTCGGCATCAAGCCGTTGTACGTCGTGCAGGCCGAGTGGGGCCTCGCGTTCTCCTCGGAATTGAAGGCCCTGCACGCGGTGGGGATGACCGGCGGCAGCCTCGACTGGGAGGCGCTTCAGGCACACTTCCGCGTGGGATATCTGCCCGCGCCGCGTTCGCCGTTCCAGGCTGTGCGGAAACTGGAGCCCGGTCACGTGCTGACCTGGGAGCGCAGCAAGCGGCCGGAGACGCGGCGCTACTGGGACGTGCCGACGCAGCGGGCGCAGGCGCATCCGCACGCGGTGGAGGAGGTGCGGCAGCGCCTCGATGAATCTGTGAAGGCGCATCTGGAATCCGACGTGCCCGTCGCGGCATTCCTCTCCGGCGGCCTGGATTCCTCGGCTGTGGTGACGAGCATGGCGCTGGCGGGGGAGCGTGCACACGCCTACACCGTGCGCTACCAGGGCACTGGCGCCGCGCGGGCCGACGAGTCGCCGCTCGCGGCGCTGCTGGCGGAGCGCTACGGACTCAAGCTGAGCATCGTCGACGTCGAGCCTGATGTCCGCACGATCCTGCCGCAGATCGTGCGCGCACTCGACGAACCGCATGCCGACGAATCCGCCGTCCCGACGTGGCTGCTCTGCGAGCGTGTCGCCGCGGAGTACAAGGTCGCACTCGTCGGCACCGGCGGCGACGAGCTCTTCGGTGGTTATCGCCGCCATTTCGCACTGGCCGCGGCCGCGATGTGGCAGCGTGTCCCCCGCGGGATCCGTAGCGCGGCGGCGTCACTCGGCGCGCGGATGGGTGAGCCGTCCGACGGCGGCCTGGGCATCGCGCGCGTGAAGCGCTTCCTTCGTGCCTCCGGGGATTCCCTCGCCGAGCGCTACCTCAGCCTCCAGGACAAGCTCGGGACGGCCCCGATCTTCAGCGACGCGGTCCGGGAAGCGACGGACGTGAACTACGCAGCCGAGACGTTCAGGAGGCACGGGGTCGCAGCACCTCGCGATGGCCTCGTGCGACCGGCGTTGTATCTCGACTACAAGACGTATCTCCCCGACGACCTGCTCCACCTGGCCGATCGGCTGTCCATGGCGCACTCGCTTGAATTGCGCGTGCCGTTCGTCGATCACGAGCTCGTCGAGGCGTTGTTCTCACTGCCAGACTCCACCCGCGTGGGACTGATGCGCCCGAAGCGACTGCTGCGCCGCGCTCTGGCGCCGCGGTTGCCGAAGGCACACTTCACGGCCCCCAAGCGCGGTTTCGTTGGGCCGACCGCGGCCTGGCTGCGCAACGAACTCGCCGAGGTGCTGGCGGATGAACTGAGCGCCAGCCGCATCGGCCGCCTCGGATTCTTCAATCCGGAGGTCGTCGATCGCCTGCGGCGCGAGCACGCCGAGGGACGCCAGAACCACGAAGGGGTGCTCTGGGCGCTGTTGTGCTTCTCGCTCTGGCATCAGAGTTTCGTGGAATCCGCGGCCGTTGAGGCGTATCGGCCCGGCCATCTCTTGCCTTCAGGCCCATGA
- a CDS encoding oligosaccharide flippase family protein, with the protein MASSPDTDARDRERQHARSTAKHSAVYLIGTALSRVAGLIMLPLYTRVLSTREYGVMELLGFTTDIISMLVGLGIGTAVTRHYYRYDNDDERRAVISSAAVMLLAMFVAVGAVGMLTADPLSRLLLGPEEPAVFVRLAMVALVLGVTIEVPMIVLRARQKSVAVVTAGLTRLGLALTFNVIFVVILRLGVAGVFYSTIISSAVVGGYLLITLLRETGVRFVPALARQLILFGAPLVVWEVGSFVLHFSDRFFLRAYASLAVVGIYSLSYKLAIIIPFFVTGPFGQIWLPKALEVHRKEGAAAIPILASLQRYYSIALISVSLGLTLFSPDVVRIVADKAFYGAAGPIPVLALAMVFFGYRQVAQVGALIAEQPGVVARATAIAAVGVLVLNFLFIPRWGAMGAAVATLGGFALDFFLIRWYSMRLYPLRIYIGVLPIALAAAAWWLGQVLAPPDAGLVPSILGHAAAFLAFVIALFATGIITPTQRRSLAEALRNPVATLRALRAS; encoded by the coding sequence ATGGCTTCATCGCCCGACACCGACGCGCGGGATCGGGAACGGCAGCACGCCCGGAGTACCGCCAAGCATAGCGCCGTCTACCTGATCGGCACCGCGCTCTCGCGCGTCGCCGGGCTCATCATGCTGCCGCTGTACACACGCGTGCTCTCGACGCGCGAGTACGGCGTGATGGAGCTGCTGGGCTTCACCACGGACATCATCTCGATGCTCGTTGGACTGGGCATCGGGACTGCGGTGACCCGGCACTACTATCGCTACGACAACGACGACGAGCGACGCGCGGTGATCAGCTCGGCCGCCGTGATGCTCCTCGCCATGTTCGTGGCGGTCGGTGCGGTGGGGATGCTCACGGCGGATCCACTGAGCCGCCTGCTGCTTGGTCCGGAGGAGCCGGCGGTCTTCGTCCGCTTGGCGATGGTCGCCCTCGTGCTCGGCGTGACCATCGAGGTGCCCATGATCGTGCTTCGGGCGCGCCAGAAGTCGGTCGCCGTGGTCACGGCGGGCCTCACGCGGCTCGGGCTCGCCTTGACGTTCAACGTCATCTTCGTGGTCATCCTGCGGCTCGGGGTCGCCGGGGTGTTCTACAGCACGATCATCTCATCCGCCGTGGTTGGCGGCTACCTGCTCATTACGCTGCTGCGCGAGACGGGTGTGCGCTTCGTGCCAGCACTGGCTCGCCAGCTCATCCTCTTTGGTGCGCCCTTGGTGGTCTGGGAGGTCGGCAGCTTCGTGCTGCATTTCTCCGACCGCTTCTTCCTCCGCGCGTACGCCTCGCTGGCCGTGGTGGGCATCTACTCGCTGAGCTACAAGCTGGCAATCATCATTCCCTTCTTCGTGACGGGGCCCTTCGGGCAGATCTGGCTGCCGAAGGCGCTCGAGGTCCATCGCAAGGAAGGGGCAGCGGCGATTCCCATCCTCGCCTCGCTGCAGCGCTACTACAGCATCGCCCTCATTTCCGTCTCGCTCGGCCTGACGCTCTTCTCGCCGGACGTGGTCCGCATCGTGGCCGACAAGGCCTTCTACGGCGCGGCTGGCCCGATCCCGGTTCTGGCGCTTGCGATGGTCTTCTTTGGCTATCGGCAGGTCGCGCAGGTGGGAGCACTCATCGCGGAACAGCCGGGCGTTGTCGCCCGGGCCACCGCCATTGCGGCTGTCGGCGTCCTGGTCCTCAACTTCCTCTTTATCCCTCGCTGGGGCGCGATGGGGGCCGCAGTGGCGACGCTTGGCGGCTTTGCGCTCGACTTCTTCCTGATCCGCTGGTACTCGATGCGCCTCTATCCGTTGCGCATCTACATCGGCGTGCTGCCGATCGCCCTCGCCGCGGCCGCCTGGTGGCTCGGCCAGGTCCTCGCGCCGCCCGATGCCGGGCTGGTACCGAGCATCCTCGGACATGCTGCGGCCTTCTTGGCGTTCGTGATCGCGCTGTTTGCCACGGGGATCATCACGCCGACGCAGCGGCGCAGTCTCGCCGAGGCGCTACGGAATCCCGTGGCCACCCTCCGCGCACTTCGCGCTTCCTAG
- a CDS encoding VanZ family protein has protein sequence MSRLLVTLSLAAIAVATLSPASGPAPATGVLCVLCGELGTPDLLVNLLLFAPLGLGLALSGVSLRRIVVICIALSAGIELVQLLLPGRAPTLRDVLANGVGGGLGAALKLYLPALLRPAPRTTRLAWIAALAPAVIVGGSGLLRAYDVPAADYFLMVTPRQPHLARWDGKVDAVTLNGERLTPGPQGNQPAIREALLAGAEFEVSGVAGPTAPRLAGIVAIADDWPRQMLLIGLDGDDLVIFTRRLASTFRFAEPPTRFPGALRGLAPGDSFDIRVSGPADSVCAWVGGVGRCAGAAAAGSYWQLIRPLDDATVATRRTLDAVGVALLLIPLGLLLPALRRRQRVAVVLAASGAFAISALASGLDLPRAAEWGGLLTGLLLGSLSHRVVRGE, from the coding sequence TTGTCACGCCTCCTCGTCACGCTTTCACTCGCCGCGATTGCGGTCGCCACGCTCTCTCCCGCGTCAGGTCCCGCACCGGCGACAGGAGTGCTCTGCGTCCTCTGCGGCGAGCTCGGAACCCCAGATCTCCTGGTGAACCTGCTGCTCTTCGCTCCGCTCGGCCTGGGATTGGCGTTGTCCGGCGTCTCGCTGCGTCGAATCGTGGTTATCTGCATCGCGCTCAGCGCGGGAATCGAGCTCGTGCAGCTGCTCCTCCCAGGCCGCGCGCCCACGCTGCGTGACGTGCTGGCGAACGGCGTCGGGGGCGGCCTCGGCGCCGCGCTCAAGCTCTACCTCCCGGCGCTGCTCCGCCCTGCGCCGCGAACCACGAGACTCGCCTGGATTGCCGCGCTGGCTCCGGCCGTGATTGTCGGCGGGTCCGGACTCCTGCGAGCCTACGACGTGCCGGCGGCCGACTACTTCCTGATGGTCACACCACGGCAGCCGCATCTGGCGCGCTGGGACGGAAAGGTCGATGCCGTCACGCTGAATGGCGAACGCCTGACCCCCGGCCCGCAAGGGAATCAGCCAGCCATTCGCGAAGCGCTTCTTGCCGGGGCAGAGTTCGAGGTCAGCGGCGTAGCCGGTCCGACTGCGCCTCGGCTTGCCGGCATTGTGGCGATCGCTGACGACTGGCCGCGCCAGATGCTACTGATCGGACTTGACGGCGACGACCTGGTGATCTTCACGCGGCGGCTGGCATCCACGTTTCGATTCGCCGAGCCTCCGACGCGCTTTCCTGGCGCACTGCGGGGCCTGGCACCGGGCGACTCGTTCGACATCCGGGTGAGCGGGCCCGCCGACTCCGTCTGTGCCTGGGTGGGCGGTGTGGGCCGCTGTGCCGGCGCGGCCGCTGCCGGGAGCTACTGGCAGCTCATCCGGCCGCTCGACGACGCGACAGTCGCCACACGGCGCACGCTCGATGCCGTTGGCGTCGCACTGCTGCTGATTCCCCTCGGCTTGCTGCTGCCGGCGCTCCGCCGACGGCAGCGCGTTGCCGTCGTTCTCGCCGCATCCGGCGCATTCGCGATCTCGGCACTTGCGTCGGGGCTCGACCTCCCGCGCGCAGCGGAATGGGGCGGCCTGCTCACCGGACTGCTGCTGGGATCCCTCTCGCATCGCGTGGTGCGAGGCGAGTGA
- a CDS encoding carbamoyltransferase gives MTARSKTWILGISAFYHDSAACLIGDGEIVAAGSEERFTRKKGDSAFPSRAVEFCLKQAGITVADLATVGFYDKPLLKFERILETYLGTAPRGFKSFLKAGPLWIKEKVYQDKMLRDALGGYDGDMMYAEHHESHAASAFFPSPFEEAAVLTMDGVGEWATASIGVGKGNDLQIVKELRWPDSLGLLYSAFTYYTGFKVNSGEYKVMGLAPYGQPKYVDLIFKHLVHLRDDGSFTLDQRYFNYLAGLTMTSPAFDELFGGPPRVPETHLTQRDMDLARSVQDACERIMMHMAQAAHRDTGLENLCMAGGVALNCVGNGKLLRDGPFKRIWIQPASGDAGGALGVAQLIWHRTMEKPRTVVAGRDQMNGSYLGPAYSDAEIEGFLKSVNAGYEKMTEADRPRRVAELLAQGNIIGWFNGRMEFGPRSLGCRSILGDPRSPKMQADMNIKIKFREGFRPFAPSVLRERVSDYFELDTDSPYMLLVAPVKQSRRIPLTAEQGKLWGLDLLNVPKSDIPAVTHIDYSARVQTVTAEVNPAYHALLSEFEKQTGCAVLVNTSFNVRGEPIVMSPLDAYQCFMRTHIDYLVLGPYLLAKGAQPEWKETSDWRTEFQLD, from the coding sequence GTGACGGCTCGTTCGAAGACCTGGATTCTTGGCATTTCGGCGTTTTACCACGACAGCGCGGCCTGCCTCATCGGTGACGGGGAAATCGTGGCGGCCGGATCCGAGGAACGGTTCACGCGCAAGAAGGGTGATTCCGCCTTTCCGAGCCGCGCCGTGGAGTTCTGCCTCAAGCAGGCAGGCATCACGGTCGCCGATCTCGCCACGGTGGGCTTCTACGACAAGCCCTTGCTCAAGTTCGAGCGCATCCTCGAGACCTATCTCGGAACGGCGCCGCGCGGGTTCAAGTCCTTCCTGAAGGCCGGCCCGCTGTGGATCAAGGAGAAGGTCTATCAGGACAAGATGCTCCGCGACGCGCTCGGCGGCTACGACGGCGACATGATGTACGCCGAGCACCACGAGTCGCACGCGGCGAGCGCCTTCTTCCCCTCGCCGTTCGAGGAGGCGGCCGTCCTGACGATGGACGGCGTCGGCGAGTGGGCGACGGCGAGCATCGGCGTCGGCAAGGGCAATGACCTGCAAATCGTGAAGGAACTGCGCTGGCCCGATTCGCTGGGCCTGCTGTATTCCGCCTTCACGTACTACACGGGCTTCAAGGTCAACTCGGGCGAGTACAAGGTGATGGGGCTCGCGCCCTACGGGCAGCCCAAGTACGTGGACCTGATCTTCAAGCACCTCGTCCATCTGCGCGACGACGGGTCCTTCACGCTGGACCAACGCTACTTCAACTATCTCGCGGGGCTCACGATGACGAGCCCGGCCTTCGATGAGCTGTTCGGCGGCCCACCGCGCGTGCCGGAGACGCACCTCACGCAGCGTGACATGGACCTCGCGCGCTCGGTGCAGGATGCCTGCGAGCGGATCATGATGCACATGGCGCAGGCGGCGCACCGCGACACGGGCCTCGAGAACCTCTGCATGGCCGGTGGTGTGGCGCTCAACTGCGTCGGCAACGGCAAGCTCCTGCGCGACGGCCCGTTCAAGCGCATCTGGATCCAGCCGGCCTCGGGTGATGCCGGCGGCGCGCTGGGCGTCGCGCAGCTCATCTGGCACCGCACGATGGAGAAGCCGCGCACGGTGGTGGCGGGTCGCGACCAGATGAACGGCTCGTACCTTGGCCCCGCGTATTCGGATGCCGAGATCGAGGGCTTCCTCAAGTCCGTGAACGCCGGCTATGAAAAGATGACGGAGGCCGACCGACCGCGGCGCGTTGCGGAGCTGTTGGCGCAGGGCAACATCATCGGTTGGTTCAACGGCCGGATGGAATTCGGACCGCGTTCGCTCGGCTGCCGCTCCATCCTCGGCGATCCGCGCAGCCCGAAGATGCAGGCCGACATGAACATCAAGATCAAGTTCCGGGAGGGCTTCCGGCCCTTCGCCCCCAGCGTGCTGCGGGAACGGGTGAGCGACTACTTCGAGCTCGACACCGACTCGCCGTACATGCTGCTCGTGGCCCCCGTGAAGCAGTCGCGGCGGATCCCGCTGACGGCGGAGCAGGGCAAGCTCTGGGGCCTCGACCTGCTGAATGTCCCCAAGTCCGATATCCCGGCCGTCACGCACATCGACTACTCGGCACGCGTGCAGACCGTGACGGCAGAAGTGAATCCGGCGTACCACGCGCTGCTCTCGGAGTTCGAGAAGCAGACCGGGTGCGCGGTGCTGGTGAACACCTCGTTCAACGTGCGCGGCGAGCCGATCGTGATGTCCCCGCTCGACGCCTATCAGTGCTTCATGCGCACGCACATCGATTACCTCGTACTCGGCCCCTACCTCCTGGCAAAGGGAGCGCAGCCCGAGTGGAAGGAGACGTCCGATTGGCGCACGGAATTCCAGCTCGACTGA